One Bacteroidales bacterium DNA window includes the following coding sequences:
- a CDS encoding glycosyltransferase produces MFIYNFFIENFSVTELYGLGSFALIWLVQLIFYIAIFAKPNRYANKSKRGKIWHSAAKPNVSVIVYCSENFTDAERNITSFLNQNYPNFEIVVVNDGDDSDLKDTITLLKERYPNLSYTYVPQGAHSLSRKKLALTVAIKAAKYDIVGFTDAFCRPVSDKWLSTMVRNFITDIDIVIGNSFEKGDKRAKWSYRFYRLFFKLKYFSFAIMHRAYMGEGTNMFIRKELFFNNRGFSNNLSIQYGEDDIFANEIMTKDNCRVELAEEAQIENTLYDIDGDLREMRLRRSFTDKILKTSAHFVFGVERICTILFYACFVALIIWGSITNILLIAFATSMFLIRYLSQSIVINKASKTLKGDVNGFETMFYDFIRPIENIRFAILGKSSSYRNYTWRIRR; encoded by the coding sequence ATGTTTATATACAACTTTTTTATTGAGAATTTTTCGGTAACTGAACTATACGGTTTGGGCTCATTTGCCTTAATATGGTTGGTTCAGCTTATATTCTATATTGCAATTTTTGCAAAACCAAACAGGTATGCAAACAAGAGCAAAAGAGGTAAAATATGGCATAGTGCCGCAAAACCAAATGTTTCGGTTATTGTTTATTGCAGTGAAAATTTTACTGATGCAGAACGTAATATTACTTCGTTTTTAAATCAGAATTACCCAAACTTTGAGATTGTGGTTGTTAACGATGGAGATGATAGCGATTTAAAAGACACGATAACTCTTCTGAAAGAGAGATATCCCAACCTTAGTTATACATACGTTCCGCAAGGGGCTCACTCATTGAGCAGAAAGAAACTTGCTCTTACCGTTGCTATTAAAGCCGCAAAATATGATATTGTTGGTTTTACCGATGCTTTTTGCCGACCTGTATCAGACAAGTGGTTGTCAACTATGGTAAGGAATTTTATTACCGATATAGACATTGTTATTGGCAATAGTTTTGAAAAAGGGGATAAACGTGCCAAATGGAGTTATAGATTTTACAGACTATTCTTTAAACTTAAATATTTTAGTTTCGCCATTATGCACCGAGCATATATGGGTGAGGGTACTAATATGTTTATCAGAAAAGAGCTATTCTTCAACAATAGAGGCTTCTCAAATAATCTCTCAATTCAGTATGGCGAGGATGATATTTTCGCCAACGAGATTATGACCAAAGATAATTGCAGAGTGGAACTTGCTGAAGAGGCTCAAATTGAGAATACTCTTTACGATATTGACGGAGATTTGCGAGAGATGCGTTTAAGACGCTCTTTTACTGACAAGATTCTTAAAACTTCGGCTCACTTTGTTTTTGGTGTAGAGAGGATCTGTACCATCCTGTTTTACGCTTGCTTTGTGGCGTTGATTATTTGGGGCAGTATTACAAACATATTGCTTATTGCTTTTGCTACATCTATGTTCTTGATAAGATATTTATCTCAAAGTATTGTTATAAACAAAGCCTCAAAAACATTAAAAGGTGATGTTAATGGTTTTGAGACTATGTTCTACGATTTTATTCGCCCCATAGAGAACATTCGCTTTGCAATTTTAGGCAAGAGTAGTTCATACCGAAACTACACTTGGCGAATAAGACGTTAA
- the clpB gene encoding ATP-dependent chaperone ClpB, whose protein sequence is MNLNNFTIKSQEAIQKAVEIANRNSNQSIETLHLLKGVMEVDGSVAEFLFNKLGANVNQLTYSINREIEMLPKVSGGEPYLSRESNEVLTKAEDYSNKCGDQFVAMESIIMALLLVKNKVSQLLKDAGVSEKGLGSAIDELRKGKKVNDASAEQTYNALSKYAINLNERARDGKLDPVIGRDDEIRRVLQILSRRTKNNPILIGEPGTGKTAIAEGLAHRIVRGDVPENLKRKELFSLDMGALVAGAKYKGEFEERLKAVVNEVIHADGEIILFIDEIHTLVGAGKGEGAMDAANILKPALARGELRSIGATTLDEYQKYFEKDKALERRFQIVMVDEPDEADSISILRGLKERYENHHKVRIKDEAIIAAVQLSSRYISDRFLPDKAIDLMDEAAAKLRLEVDSVPEDIDEISRKIMQLEIEREAIKRENDKAKLEQLNRSIANLKEEEKQYSAKWVSEKELVNKIQQNKIDIENLKYEAERAEREGDYGKVAEIRYAKIVGKEKEIADIQEHLKTLQGDNAMIKEEVTADDIAEVVSRWTGIPVTKMLQSEREKLLNLEEELHKRVVGQHEAIVAVSDAVRRNRAGLSDPKRPIGSFIFLGTTGVGKTELAKALAEYLFDDENMMTRIDMSEYQEKFSVTRLIGSPPGYVGYDEGGQLTEAIRRKPYSVVLFDEIEKAHPDVFNTLLQVLDDGRLTDNKGRLVNFKNTIIIMTSNIGSSLIRENFERINDNNREEIIEKSKNEVMELLKQSVRPEFLNRIDDIIMFAPLNESEIGEIVSIQLNSVKKLLAQNGITLNFTDKAVKFIAHEGYDPQFGARPVKRVIHRDVLNHLSKELLAQKVDKSKPIVIDADEDGLVFGN, encoded by the coding sequence ATGAATTTAAACAACTTTACAATTAAATCGCAAGAGGCCATTCAAAAGGCCGTAGAGATTGCTAACAGAAACAGCAATCAATCTATTGAAACACTTCACTTGCTCAAAGGTGTTATGGAGGTTGATGGCTCCGTTGCCGAATTCCTCTTTAACAAATTGGGAGCAAACGTAAACCAACTTACATACTCTATTAATAGAGAGATTGAGATGCTACCTAAGGTTAGCGGTGGCGAACCTTATTTAAGCAGAGAGAGCAATGAGGTTTTAACTAAAGCCGAAGATTACTCTAATAAGTGCGGCGACCAGTTTGTTGCTATGGAGAGCATTATTATGGCTCTACTATTGGTAAAAAACAAGGTTTCTCAGCTTTTAAAGGATGCCGGTGTTTCCGAAAAGGGGTTGGGCAGTGCCATTGATGAACTCCGCAAAGGCAAGAAGGTTAACGATGCAAGTGCCGAACAGACCTACAATGCTCTATCGAAATATGCCATAAACTTGAACGAACGTGCAAGAGATGGTAAGTTAGACCCCGTTATTGGCAGAGATGATGAGATTAGACGTGTTCTGCAAATATTAAGCCGTAGGACTAAAAACAATCCTATTCTTATTGGAGAGCCGGGTACTGGTAAGACTGCTATTGCTGAAGGTCTTGCCCACAGAATTGTCAGAGGTGATGTACCAGAGAACCTTAAACGTAAAGAGTTATTCTCGTTAGATATGGGTGCCTTGGTGGCAGGTGCTAAATATAAAGGTGAATTTGAGGAGCGTTTAAAAGCGGTTGTTAATGAAGTTATTCATGCCGATGGAGAGATTATCCTATTCATAGATGAGATTCATACTCTTGTTGGTGCCGGTAAGGGCGAAGGGGCAATGGATGCCGCAAACATTCTAAAACCTGCATTGGCTCGCGGAGAACTTCGTTCAATTGGAGCAACTACTCTTGATGAGTATCAAAAATATTTTGAGAAGGATAAGGCTCTTGAGAGACGTTTCCAAATTGTGATGGTTGATGAACCTGATGAGGCTGACTCAATTTCAATATTGAGAGGATTAAAGGAGAGATACGAAAACCACCACAAGGTTAGAATTAAAGATGAGGCTATTATTGCTGCTGTTCAATTGTCATCTCGCTATATCTCGGATCGTTTCTTACCTGACAAAGCCATAGACCTTATGGATGAGGCGGCTGCAAAACTTCGCTTGGAGGTGGATTCTGTTCCCGAAGATATTGATGAGATAAGCCGTAAGATTATGCAACTTGAGATTGAGCGTGAGGCTATCAAACGTGAAAACGACAAGGCTAAACTGGAGCAACTAAACCGCTCTATTGCCAACCTCAAAGAGGAAGAGAAACAATATAGTGCAAAGTGGGTATCGGAAAAAGAGCTTGTTAACAAGATTCAACAAAACAAGATTGATATTGAAAACCTTAAATATGAGGCAGAGAGGGCAGAACGCGAGGGTGATTATGGCAAGGTTGCAGAGATTAGATATGCTAAGATTGTTGGTAAAGAGAAAGAGATTGCCGATATTCAGGAGCATTTAAAAACTCTACAAGGCGACAATGCTATGATTAAAGAGGAGGTTACTGCCGATGATATAGCAGAGGTTGTATCACGTTGGACCGGCATACCTGTTACCAAGATGCTACAAAGCGAACGCGAGAAACTTCTTAATCTTGAAGAAGAGTTACACAAACGTGTTGTTGGTCAGCACGAGGCTATTGTTGCTGTTTCTGACGCCGTAAGACGAAACAGAGCAGGGTTGAGTGACCCCAAACGCCCCATTGGCTCATTTATATTCTTAGGCACTACCGGTGTTGGTAAAACTGAACTTGCAAAGGCTCTTGCTGAGTATCTTTTTGATGATGAGAATATGATGACTCGTATTGATATGAGTGAGTATCAAGAGAAATTCAGTGTTACCCGTTTGATTGGTTCGCCTCCAGGATATGTTGGTTACGATGAGGGTGGTCAACTTACCGAAGCAATCAGAAGGAAACCATATTCTGTTGTTCTTTTTGATGAGATTGAGAAGGCTCACCCCGATGTTTTCAACACTCTTTTACAGGTGCTTGATGATGGTCGTCTGACCGACAATAAAGGACGCTTGGTAAACTTTAAGAACACTATTATTATAATGACCTCTAATATAGGTTCTTCACTTATTCGTGAAAACTTTGAGCGTATTAACGACAATAACCGCGAGGAGATTATTGAGAAGAGCAAAAACGAGGTTATGGAGTTGTTGAAACAGAGTGTTCGCCCCGAGTTCTTGAATCGTATTGATGACATTATTATGTTTGCTCCGCTTAACGAGAGTGAAATTGGAGAGATTGTCTCAATTCAATTGAACAGCGTTAAGAAGTTATTGGCACAAAACGGTATTACTCTGAACTTTACCGACAAGGCTGTTAAGTTTATTGCCCACGAGGGTTACGACCCCCAATTTGGAGCAAGACCTGTTAAGAGAGTTATCCATAGAGATGTACTTAACCACCTCTCTAAAGAACTTCTTGCTCAAAAGGTTGATAAGAGCAAACCTATTGTAATTGATGCTGACGAAGATGGTTTAGTTTTTGGAAACTAA
- a CDS encoding Hsp20/alpha crystallin family protein, with amino-acid sequence MMPVKKGQNWLPTIFHDFFGNEWIERAKNTSTPAVNIIENDKEYEVQIAAPGVCKDDICVNINEDNYLEITVEKKEESDEKDKKGKYLRREFSYSQFRQTLALPDNIEADKIEATQKHGILKIVIPKKALPAPKEPKRIDIK; translated from the coding sequence ATGATGCCTGTAAAAAAAGGGCAGAACTGGCTGCCTACAATTTTTCACGACTTTTTTGGTAATGAGTGGATTGAACGAGCAAAAAACACATCAACACCAGCGGTAAACATTATCGAAAACGATAAGGAGTATGAGGTGCAAATTGCAGCACCGGGTGTATGTAAGGATGATATCTGCGTAAATATAAACGAAGATAATTATCTTGAGATAACAGTAGAGAAAAAAGAGGAGAGTGATGAGAAAGACAAAAAAGGCAAATACCTTCGCCGAGAGTTCTCGTATTCACAATTCCGCCAAACATTGGCACTGCCCGATAATATCGAGGCCGATAAAATTGAGGCAACGCAAAAGCATGGAATACTAAAGATTGTAATCCCCAAGAAGGCACTACCTGCACCAAAAGAACCCAAAAGAATAGATATAAAATAA
- a CDS encoding type B 50S ribosomal protein L31 yields MKKGLHPENYREVVFKDMSNEEIFITRSTVATKETIEVDGVTYPLVKLEITNTSHPFFTGKQKLVDTAGRVDKFMSRYAKFAKKK; encoded by the coding sequence ATGAAAAAAGGACTTCACCCCGAAAATTACCGCGAGGTTGTTTTCAAAGATATGTCGAACGAGGAGATTTTCATCACACGTTCAACAGTAGCAACAAAAGAGACAATTGAGGTTGATGGTGTAACTTATCCTTTGGTAAAACTTGAGATTACCAATACTTCACACCCATTCTTCACAGGAAAACAAAAACTTGTCGATACAGCAGGTCGCGTTGATAAGTTTATGAGCCGTTACGCAAAATTTGCGAAGAAGAAATAA